The nucleotide sequence AAATCTCGAGGTGAAGCGCTGTCCCGCCAAACACCGAAAACCAAATAAAGCTCAACAAACTCGGTACGAGCATCACGCAAATGACGAATTCCTTGATCGTGCGACCTTTGGAGACGCGTGCGATAAACATGCCGACGAACGGCGCCCAGGCAATCCACCACGACCAGTAAAACAGTGTCCAGTTAGCTACCCATGTGCCTTGTGTAAACGGGGTCAGCCGCAAGCTCATCGAGATGAGATTGTTCAAATAACTGCCCAGTGTACTGGTGAAGGCGTCAAATATAAACGAGGTTGGTCCCAATGTGAGCGTCAGCAAGAGGAGCAACAAGGCCAAAACCAGATTCGTATTGCTCAAATACTTGATTCCCCGATCCAGTCCTGTCGTAGCCGAGAGCAAAAATAGGACCGTAATAACGGAAATGATCACGATTTGCACGGTGGTGTTGGTCGGCAATCCAAAGAGGTGAGACAAGCCTCCGTTTATTTGCAGAGTTCCAAGACCAAGTGAGGTTGCGACACCGAATGCCGTGGCGATGACAGCTAGAATATCAATCCCTTTTCCAAGCGGTCCGTGTATGCGTTCACCGAGCAGCGGGCCAAAGGTGGAGGAGATCAAGCCCTTTGTTCCTTTGCGAAATTGAAAATACGCGAGAGCGAGAGCGATGAGAGCGTAGATCCCCCAAGGATGCAGACCCCAGTGAAAAAATGCATACCGCAGAGCAGTTTGTGCGGCTTCGGTCGTTTGTCCAGTCACGCCTGCTGGCGGAGAGAAGTAATGAGAGACGGGCTCCGCCACTCCCCAAAAGACAAGACCAATCCCCATCCCAGCAGAAAACAACATAGCAAACCAGGTAGGCAGTGAATACTCCGGCTCGTCATCGTCGCTCCCCAAGGGGATTTGTCCGTATCTGCTAAAGGCAAGGAAGATGCAGAAGATCAGAAAACCGAAAGTTACGATTAAATAAAACCAGCCAAAATTCGTCGTGGTCACTTTTAGTACTTGGGAAGCCGCTGAGGCGAAAAGCTCAGGAGAAATCGCGCCGAACAGCACAATGACAAATACAATGACCAAGGATATCAGGAAAGTCATCTCTATCCTCCCGGGAATCTACAAGAAATGGTAATAGTTTATCATCCCGCGGGATTTCCAAGATTATTCCGGATGTGACCGCCCTTAAATGGAGTTACGATGAAAACGTCTCGATAAACCGATTCGCTGCTTTGGACAGATGACGTCCAGACTGCCAAACGACAGCAGCGGAAGAATAAATGGAAGTCCCGGAGAGTCGAATCCCGCGAATTTGTTCGCTCTGATGAGTCTCCCATGCCGAGATGGGGACGATAGAAGAACCGACCGAGGAGGCGACCATGCTGACAATGAGAGAGATGTCCGGGCACTCGCAGATGACGTGCGGTTCCACACCTAGACGGGAGAATTCCTTGATAATCAAGTCGTAGATGCCCAATCCTGGCGTGCTCGGCATGATGAGCGGAAGCTCCGCGATCTCGCGCATTTCGATTTCCTTGCGATCGGCATAGGGGGAGGTGGCAGGAACGATGAGCACAAAATCCTCTTCCTCCAACGGAATCATGGTGCAGTTGTTCAACGAGTGGGGAAGGCGTACGATAGCGACTTCTATGGTTCTGCGCTCCAGCCACTGATTGAGGAGCTGCGTATCGCCTTTCCAGATTTTATACGTAATGAGCGGATACTTTTGCTGAAACACACGAATTTGTTCTGGCAGGCGATAGGCCGACAGTGCACTGACACCGATGGACAGCGTCCCACGAATGCCTTCGCCTGTTTCTTTGACCTCGGAGAGAGCTTCCTCCATTTGATGAACGATATTGAGTGCCTGTTTATAGAGAGTGACGCCTGCTTCCGTCAGGACCATTTGTTTTCCGGAGCGCTCAATGAGCATGATCCCGAGCTCCTCCTCCATTTGCTTCAGTTGCTGACTCAACGGCGGCTGAGCCATGTTCAGCCTTTTAGCCGCCCCCGTTATTTGACCTTCCTCTGCTATGGCGATAAAGTAACGCAGTTGCCGAATATCCACACACAATGCCTTCTTTCCTTACGAGAATAGTTCCATATGAAAACGATATGAAAATTAGATTATATGGATATTTTTCATATTGATGAAGCTATGATAGCATGTTTCCTGTGAATCTTCACTTCATGGAAAAGACATAAAAGAAAGAAGGGAAATCCGTGCGTACGTGGATGGAAAAGCTATTTCACTTGCGCGCTTACGACACGACGTTTCAAAGGGAACTCATCGCCGGATTTATTGGCTTTGTCACCATTGTCTACATTGTTGCCGTAAACGCTTCGATTTTAAATGATGCTGGAATACCGATGGAAGCAGGCATTCTGGCGACTGTATTGACGGCATTTATCGGGTCACTTCTTATGGCTTTTTGGGCAAATGCTCCGATTATTCTGGTTCCCGGAATGGGGATCAACGCCCTGTTTACGTTCACATTATGCCAATCGATGGGCCTCACTTGGCAGGAAGCGTTGGCTGCTGTTTTTGTTTCGGGTCTAATCTTTACTGTGATTGCCTTTACCAAGGCCGCGACGATATTGTCCAATGCGATTCCCGCTTCGCTAAAAGAAGCGATTACCGTAGGGATTGGGTTGTTCTTGACCTTCATCGGTCTGCAAAAGGGCGGGTTGATCGTCATGAATCCGTCTACATTTGTCGCGCTGGGTGACTTGTCCAGCCCGCATGTGATCGTCACGCTGATTACTTTGATTGTTACGTTGATTTTGTTTGTTCGCAATGTGCCGGGCAACTTCTTGATCGGAATTGCGATTGGTACAGGACTTGGCTTTTTGTTCGGGATTGTCGAGCCAGGAGGGGGAGGAACGTTTTCGTTCGCGGATTACGGAAGCGTTTTTGCGGGTCTTTCCTTTTCTGCCATTTGGGCGCTGCCATTTTGGATCGCGACCTTCTCATTGGCGATGGTCATCGTCTTTGAAAATATTGGCTTGATTCATGGACATACCTCGATGCTTGGACAGCCGCAGAAGTTCGGCCGCTCGCTGCAAGCGAACGCGTTGTCGGCTGCCATCTCTGGCATTTTGGGAACCAGTCCGACAGTTTCAACGGTGGAGACCGCGGCAGGAATTGCAGCAGGAGGACGGACGGGACTGACCGCACTTGTAACAGGCACCTTGTTCCTGCTCTCACTCGGTTTGCTGCCTGTCATCAAAATGATTCCGGATGGAGCCATTGCTCCGGTGCTTATCATCATTGGCGCACTGATGCTGCAAAACGTACAGAATATCAATCTGAAGGACTTCTCGGAAGGCTTCCCGGCCTTTTTGATCATCGCGATTATCCCGCTGTCCTACAGCATTGTAGATGGGATTGC is from Brevibacillus brevis and encodes:
- a CDS encoding NCS2 family permease, with the translated sequence MEKLFHLRAYDTTFQRELIAGFIGFVTIVYIVAVNASILNDAGIPMEAGILATVLTAFIGSLLMAFWANAPIILVPGMGINALFTFTLCQSMGLTWQEALAAVFVSGLIFTVIAFTKAATILSNAIPASLKEAITVGIGLFLTFIGLQKGGLIVMNPSTFVALGDLSSPHVIVTLITLIVTLILFVRNVPGNFLIGIAIGTGLGFLFGIVEPGGGGTFSFADYGSVFAGLSFSAIWALPFWIATFSLAMVIVFENIGLIHGHTSMLGQPQKFGRSLQANALSAAISGILGTSPTVSTVETAAGIAAGGRTGLTALVTGTLFLLSLGLLPVIKMIPDGAIAPVLIIIGALMLQNVQNINLKDFSEGFPAFLIIAIIPLSYSIVDGIAFGFVAYPLMKLALGKRREVPALMYVIAGLFLLNLMLPIFA
- a CDS encoding glycine betaine uptake BCCT transporter, whose product is MTFLISLVIVFVIVLFGAISPELFASAASQVLKVTTTNFGWFYLIVTFGFLIFCIFLAFSRYGQIPLGSDDDEPEYSLPTWFAMLFSAGMGIGLVFWGVAEPVSHYFSPPAGVTGQTTEAAQTALRYAFFHWGLHPWGIYALIALALAYFQFRKGTKGLISSTFGPLLGERIHGPLGKGIDILAVIATAFGVATSLGLGTLQINGGLSHLFGLPTNTTVQIVIISVITVLFLLSATTGLDRGIKYLSNTNLVLALLLLLLTLTLGPTSFIFDAFTSTLGSYLNNLISMSLRLTPFTQGTWVANWTLFYWSWWIAWAPFVGMFIARVSKGRTIKEFVICVMLVPSLLSFIWFSVFGGTALHLEIFDQAAIGAAVQRDISTALFLALEQLPMGYILAVVAILLIITFFITSADSAIFVLGMLSSDGNLDPSNRVKITWGILQSAIAIVLLLSGGLEGLQTASIVAALPFTVIMVLMCFSLVKALQEEDRIAKKKRKDQQKKLERLLKEL
- a CDS encoding LysR family transcriptional regulator, whose protein sequence is MDIRQLRYFIAIAEEGQITGAAKRLNMAQPPLSQQLKQMEEELGIMLIERSGKQMVLTEAGVTLYKQALNIVHQMEEALSEVKETGEGIRGTLSIGVSALSAYRLPEQIRVFQQKYPLITYKIWKGDTQLLNQWLERRTIEVAIVRLPHSLNNCTMIPLEEEDFVLIVPATSPYADRKEIEMREIAELPLIMPSTPGLGIYDLIIKEFSRLGVEPHVICECPDISLIVSMVASSVGSSIVPISAWETHQSEQIRGIRLSGTSIYSSAAVVWQSGRHLSKAANRFIETFSS